In a genomic window of Epinephelus fuscoguttatus linkage group LG23, E.fuscoguttatus.final_Chr_v1:
- the shbg gene encoding sex hormone-binding globulin: MAVFWKAMAGGLLLTLGLTLPRWGVEGQGNGQGKKEVSGGVTVYLGQDRDIWRPLIHTTVNLTVISSIKSSFQLRTFDPEGVVFYGDTKNGEDWFILSLKDGLPLMQISRGDILVSVEGGPKINDGKWHILEVSNHDKFVVLEVDGGNRLVVGMQSKQTEEVLSGELRLAVGGILINKEKMIVQFEPHMDGCVREGSWLNLSVPWEAEAEELWPCYQNVQPGSFFPGTGFAIFNTSVFPFEADHGVKTELWGDFSKMDGTILSIKAPGQELMFSLVANNNTKEVMVTFGEEKISMKDTFKRLVITFETDLLQVLQDEDESKTTTLPISPVSHPGYLTTWREGHLAVGGLLGEDEEDGSQFLTGCLEKIQVQGRDLDLDLAIKHMSISSHSCPA, encoded by the exons ATGGCTGTGTTTTGGAAAGCAATGGCAGGTGGACTGCTGCTCACTTTGGGCCTCACTCTGCCAAGATGGGGAGTTGAGGGGCAGGGGAACGGACAGGGTAAG AAAGAAGTATCAGGCGGGGTGACTGTCTACCTTGGCCAGGACAGAGACATCTGGAGGCCACTGATCCACACAACAGTAAACCTCACTGTGATCAGCAG TATCAAGTCATCCTTTCAGTTACGGACGTTTGATCCAGAAGGTGTCGTTTTCTATGGAGACACCAAAAACGGGGAGGACTGGTTTATTTTGTCCCTGAAGGATGGCCTCCCTCTGATGCAGATCAGCAGAGGGGACATCCTCGTCAGTGTGGAAGGTGGCCCCAAGATCAATGACGGAAAATGGCACATA CTGGAGGTGAGCAACCACGACAAGTTTGTGGTTCTGGAGGTGGATGGTGGCAATAGGCTGGTGGTGGGCATGCAGTCCAAACAGACAGAGGAAGTCCTCTCAGGTGAACTCCGGCTGGCTGTTGGCGGGATCCTGATCAACAAGGAAAAGATGATTGTTCAG TTCGAGCCACACATGGATGGCTGTGTGCGGGAAGGCAGCTGGCTAAACCTCAGCGTCCCCTGGGAGGCAGAGGCGGAGGAGCTCTGGCCTTGCTATCAAAATGTCCAACCTGGCAGCTTCTTCCCTGGCACTGGATTCGCCATTTTTAACACCTCAG TTTTTCCCTTTGAGGCAGATCATGGGGTCAAGACTGAATTGTGGGGAGATTTCAGTAAGATGGATGGGACCATTTTGAGCATCAAGGCTCCTGGGCAGGAGCTGATGTTCTCTTTAGTGGCCAATAATAACACAAAG GAGGTCATGGTCACTTTTGGTGAAGAAAAAATAAGTATGAAAGATACTTTCAAGAGACTGGTGATAACCTTTGAGACAGATTTGCTGCAAGTGCTTCAAGATGAAGATGAATCAAAGACTACTACATTACCTATCAGCCCAGTGAGCCACCCCGGTTACTTGACCACATGGAGAGAGGGTCATCTCGCTGTTGGAGGTCTCCTAG gtgaggatgaggaagaCGGCTCACAGTTCTTGACAGGGTGTCTGGAGAAGATCCAGGTCCAGGGGAGGGATTTGGACCTGGATTTAGCCATCAAACACATGTCCATCTCCTCTCACAGCTGTCCTGCATAG
- the zbtb4 gene encoding uncharacterized protein zbtb4, which translates to MVSGEKVWDPLHAGLIQSHLSEQHLAAGLTPLCNITHTATKDTTWRQSQRLPPLSSPPLSLVAVDTPHPVRASSPLHRPVNFYGLNKIEGLHKPVHCLGVASQPEEEEEEEEGEAEPLEMKGKRHGGRGEAMMEDRLEDMADGPKNAKITLSFPLSAAPLPASLTSPNHCRSSSSSSPSPHRRRPSSKSSDEGSLWKLDATMDVKHRPFKPPRHDSSPSSSPSSSSSPMTVHALIRKDIKSPPPLKCSKLNPETQFHRSPPRSSSGSLGGCYGGDGWDERHRVANGTASPSQTAQILFSLGTSAYQRGGDAERREKITGRPAGKVGSPHGPSLHPPTLHLPPPLPPPPPPPSEGLTAPPHSSSYSPTDSLKPELICGVCHRLFSSASSLTVHMRLHRGSRALSCRYCGKVFIHSKRLQSHEASCRVPGLPSNSLGPPSLTVQPKEEPLEEGEVRVEGGVIVGQTDISKARPGKKARSLLARIQGDDAAAAELLAGDEHHFVKVVDGNVIYFCSVCERSYMTLSSLKRHSNVHSWRRKYPCHFCDKVFALAEYRTKHEVWHTGERRYQCIFCWDAFATYYNLKTHQKTIHGINPSLISSEKTANGGYKQKANALKLYRLLPMRSQKRPYKTYSDSLHNGLLLPPTETPSLSLPGLGCTLGPGDLQSLISGAHPQSVKPDPEDFPDGFPVSVSTEHGDLSSLTPLPQADMPQVRKHESEALELEQGRSGSSFKMSSSSKTKTPKTGRGTETSMPSVITYGHTKPSVIVHGTAVSSSVIVHSNQVTSGSEKSPMSSPSPETSSSQTSYKGSPRPIKKQRDSADNHRKRPRDSSDTTEEGLRGRQGEETGGLFHKSRKSHSKSDISNSKQLSASVGPQVKEAGPLCQITVRIGEEAIVKRSISETDLRRDKSLSPPKTKRSETSVREAKETRHAHSHHHHHKHRLHRRVSLEEEGDKEAGDCEEDEEEEEQVRKKSSKSPDEVREYYFRREVRDQESDHDTEDNLWRPYYSYKPKRKAQAHLQRVKSWQRKLKFKRSIRLKRRTERLKNHVNKDTEKSQDEEEDGKIEEAKKVPKAKRDKGEGEKKDYLSAPLKEKNKDAGEQVKETRQEASTPPLHSPKPPLSTSVAPTGIKRRPWTNGNAAECGTCGRWFSSPRKRDKHELSHLLEFVCLFCRATFPSRDKLEDHQRAQHPKPSEAPPVPPKVALGEQLEGVGVKSVPEIAKYDEEKGGQIVGVNSSPSRLSRRALSRHTCPQCHKVCKTSSALTRHIRRHELSSSPEREKEDKDSEPKTTETVVTTVSRDLETEKGQVPSALSVSVISYSTPDPPSSGDCLASQQHEDHLTELTDEHQMSESRDKPELTELTHPALEREPSPQIADPPLEIPVNLTPTKHEFTPATPSTPHSVLVMNGSECLDYRTPSKKSLDSQIHRIPSPVHIVASTNTSPNVPMTSQTRITTAAPPVSMTTALSSEGGFMKRDGVIMDRERQGGSSVFLRAGYEEPPLVQDLRVQSLSRSPSPNEAQDLTMSSILAREREIERQREKERELERLRERERDKEIVKEREKEIERAHQMSRAAHAPQDQVSLLVPKEEPLSPVPSPQHIPTQTTMNGSSSHRHTPKSPCRSPSTIGLLAQANRQVHSSSQGLDRLTLPTGAAGAGDRPSAHALLLPRAPQPPEPEHHDTVSSRDSQQGDATPVGYPAQNYPLPLIVPDSYRSGKKQEENLLMSSYPAGALPFGPLGKMMVPNGGDLAKLPFYPDPYQLLYGPQLLAYPYNLAALPVALNMMAPGGDKVEPLPFLPAIFNYAATAGPYMGTAPHPLVANPSLYSSSSGSSKKQRDSSSSKP; encoded by the coding sequence ATGGTGTCCGGTGAGAAGGTGTGGGACCCCCTCCACGCGGGCCTTATTCAGTCACATCTGAGTGAACAACACTTGGCTGCTGGGCTTACTCCCCTCTGCAACATCACGCATACTGCAACTAAGGACACCACGTGGCGCCAGAGTCAGCGGTTGCCACCTTTGTCTTCCCCGCCACTGTCATTAGTGGCTGTAGACACCCCTCACCCAGTACGGGCCTCCTCACCATTACACCGGCCTGTCAATTTCTACGGCTTGAACAAGATCGAAGGGCTACACAAACCAGTCCACTGTCTTGGAGTGGCCTCCCAgccggaagaagaagaagaggaggaggaaggggaagcTGAGCCGTTGGAGATGAAGGGTAAAAGGCATGGGGGCCGGGGAGAGGCCATGATGGAGGACAGGCTGGAGGACATGGCTGATGGAcctaaaaatgcaaaaatcaccCTAAGCTTCCCACTTAGTGCCGCTCCCCTCCCAGCCTCCCTGACTTCTCCAAACCACTGTCGTAGCTCTTCCTCGTCCTCGCCTTCCCCTCACCGACGGCGGCCATCCTCCAAGAGCTCAGATGAGGGGTCACTGTGGAAACTTGACGCTACCATGGACGTGAAGCACAGACCTTTTAAGCCCCCGAGGCACGACAGCTCTCCGTCCTCTtcaccatcctcctcctcatctcctaTGACTGTTCATGCACTTATAAGGAAGGATATAAAATCCCCGCCTCCTCTTAAGTGCTCCAAACTCAATCCAGAGACTCAGTTTCACAGGTCACCCCCAAGATCCTCCAGTGGGTCTTTAGGTGGCTGTTACGGGGGCGATGGATGGGATGAGAGACACAGGGTGGCCAACGGCACAGCCTCACCCTCTCAAACCGCCCAGATCCTCTTCAGCTTGGGCACATCGGCCTATCAGAGAGGAGGGGatgcagagaggagggagaaaatAACAGGAAGACCAGCTGGGAAAGTGGGGAGCCCTCATGGACCAAGCCTTCACCCAcccaccctccacctccctccccccttaccaccacctcctcctcccccatctGAGGGCCTTACCGCACCCCCTCACTCGTCTTCCTATTCCCCTACCGACAGTCTGAAGCCCGAGCTGATTTGCGGGGTGTGCCATCGGCTTTTCAGCTCAGCCTCGTCCCTGACAGTCCACATGCGGCTGCATCGTGGCAGCCGCGCCCTCAGTTGCCGCTATTGTGGTAAAGTCTTCATCCACAGCAAGAGACTGCAATCCCATGAGGCTTCCTGCAGGGTGCCAGGCCTACCCTCCAACAGCCTGGGCCCTCCTTCTCTCACTGTGCAGCCAAAGGAGGAGCCGCTGGAGGAGGGTGAGGTGAGAGTGGAGGGGGGAGTGATTGTGGGACAAACAGACATCAGCAAGGCGCGGCCGGGGAAGAAAGCGCGGAGCCTCCTGGCACGTATCCAAGGtgatgatgcagcagcagcagagctacTAGCGGGTGATGAGCACCATTTTGTGAAGGTGGTAGATGGCAATGTCATTTacttctgctctgtgtgtgaacgCTCCTACATGACTCTATCCAGCCTGAAGCGTCACTCTAATGTGCACTCATGGCGCCGCAAATATCCGTGCCACTTCTGTGACAAGGTCTTTGCCCTGGCCGAGTACCGCACAAAGCATGAGGTGTGGCACACAGGAGAGCGGCGCTACCAGTGCATCTTCTGCTGGGATGCCTTTGCCACCTACTACAATCTCAAAACACACCAGAAGACCATTCATGGGATTAATCCCAGCCTCATTTCCAGTGAAAAGACAGCTAATGGCGGTTATAAGCAGAAAGCTAATGCCCTCAAGCTCTACCGCCTTCTCCCCATGCGCTCCCAGAAGAGACCCTACAAGACTTACAGTGACAGTTTGCATAATGGACTGCTACTGCCACCGACTGAAACACCTTCGCTCTCCCTGCCTGGCCTGGGCTGTACTCTGGGCCCTGGGGACCTACAAAGCCTCATCAGTGGGGCCCACCCTCAGAGTGTAAAGCCTGACCCAGAGGACTTCCCCGATGGCTTCCCTGTTTCTGTGTCTACTGAGCATGGGGACCTCTCCTCACTAACACCCCTCCCCCAAGCGGACATGCCCCAAGTCAGAAAACATGAGAGTGAGGCCCTAGAGTTAGAGCAGGGGAGAAGCGGCAGCAGCTTCAAAATGTCGAGTAGCAGCAAAACCAAAACACCCAAGACTGGTAGAGGCACAGAGACAAGCATGCCTTCTGTGATAACATATGGCCATACAAAACCCTCTGTCATAGTTCATGGAACAGCGGTGTCATCCTCTGTCATTGTGCATAGCAACCAGGTCACCTCTGGGAGTGAAAAAAGCCCAATGAGCAGCCCATCCCCTGAAACCAGCAGCAGTCAGACTTCATACAAGGGCAGTCCCAGGCCAATCAAAAAGCAAAGGGATAGTGCAGATAACCACAGAAAGAGGCCAAGAGACAGTTCAGATACCACAGAGGAGGGCTTGAGAGGTAGACAGGGTGAAGAGACAGGTGGATTATTTCACAAATCACGCAAATCCCACAGCAAGAGTGACATCTCTAACTCAAAGCAGCTGTCAGCATCTGTAGGGCCACAGGTCAAGGAGGCAGGGCCACTGTGCCAGATTACTGTACGTATCGGTGAGGAAGCCATAGTGAAGCGCAGCATCTCTGAGACAGACCTTAGGCGAGACAAGAGCCTTTCTCCTCCCAAAACCAAACGCAGTGAAACATCTGTGCGGGAAGCCAAGGAAACACGCCATGCTCACtcccaccaccatcaccacaaACACCGCCTCCACCGCAGAGTCAGCCTGGAAGAAGAGGGTGATAAGGAAGCGGGAGATtgtgaggaggatgaggaggaggaggagcaggtgaGGAAAAAGAGCTCCAAGTCCCCTGATGAAGTGAGGGAGTACTACTTCCGTCGGGAGGTGCGTGATCAGGAGAGTGACCATGACACAGAGGATAATTTATGGCGGCCTTATTACTCCTACAAGCCTAAAAGAAAGGCCCAAGCACATCTACAGAGGGTGAAGAGCTGGCAGAGGAAACTGAAGTTCAAGCGCTCGATCCGGTtgaagaggaggacagagaggctCAAGAACCATGTGaataaagacacagagaaatcacaagatgaggaggaggatggaaaGATTGAGGAGGCCAAAAAAGTTCCAAAAGCTAAAAGAGACAAGGGAGAGGGGGAAAAGAAAGATTATCTCTCTGCCCCtttaaaggagaaaaacaaagatgcGGGCGAACAAGTTAAGGAGACCCGTCAAGAGGCTTCCACTCCTCCTCTGCACTCTCCAAAGCCTCCTCTGTCTACCTCAGTGGCTCCAACGGGAATTAAGAGGCGGCCTTGGACTAATGGGAACGCAGCAGAGTGTGGTACATGTGGCCGCTGGTTCTCAAGCCCCAGGAAGCGAGACAAACACGAGCTGAGCCATCTGCTGGAGTTTGTATGCCTCTTCTGCCGAGCCACGTTCCCCTCGAGGGATAAGTTGGAAGACCACCAGAGAGCCCAGCATCCCAAGCCTTCTGAGGCACCACCTGTACCCCCGAAAGTGGCACTTGGCGAGCAACTTGAAGGGGTCGGGGTTAAATCTGTGCCAGAGATTGCAAAGTATGATGAAGAAAAAGGGGGGCAGATAGTGGGGGTTAATTCTAGTCCAAGTCGCCTAAGCAGAAGAGCATTATCACGACACACCTGTCCACAGTGTCACAAGGTGTGCAAGACATCTTCAGCACTAACTCGCCATATCCGACGCCATGAGTTAAGCAGTTccccagagagagaaaaggaagatAAAGACTCAGAGCCAAAAACAACAGAGACAGTTGTTACCACTGTTAGCAGAGACCTAGAGACTGAAAAAGGACAGGTTCCCAGTGCTCTCTCTGTTTCAGTTATCAGCTATTCAACACCAGACCCGCCCAGCAGTGGCGACTGTTTGGCGTCACAGCAGCATGAAGACCATCTCACTGAACTGACAGATGAACATCAGATGTCAGAATCAAGAGACAAACCTGAACTGACAGAGCTCACACATCCAGCTCTAGAGAGAGAGCCCAGCCCACAAATCGCAGACCCTCCATTAGAAATCCCAGTTAACCTTACACCCACTAAACACGAATTCACGCCTGCCACACCCTCCACTCCACACAGCGTGCTCGTCATGAACGGATCTGAATGTCTGGACTACCGCACCCCCAGCAAAAAGAGCCTAGACAGCCAGATCCACAGAATACCCAGCCCTGTGCACATCGTGGCATCCACCAACACCTCTCCAAATGTGCCCATGACGTCACAGACCAGAATAACCACTGCTGCTCCTcctgtttccatgacaacagctCTCAGCTCTGAGGGGGGATTCATGAAACGGGATGGGGTCATTATGGACAGAGAGAGGCAAGGGGGGAGTAGTGTATTCCTTCGTGCAGGTTATGAGGAACCACCTCTGGTCCAGGACCTCAGAGTTCAATCCCTGTCCAGGAGCCCCTCTCCCAATGAAGCACAAGACCTGACCATGTCCTCTATTCTCGCTAGAGAGCGGGAGATAGAGaggcaaagagagaaagagagagagctggagagactgagagaaagggagagggacAAAGAAATAGTGAAAGAGCGAGAAAAAGAAATAGAGAGGGCCCATCAGATGAGTAGAGCTGCACACGCCCCACAGGACCAGGTTTCTCTGTTGGTCCCTAAAGAGGAGCCCTTGAGCCCTGTGCCGTCCCCCCAGCATATCCCCACTCAAACCACTATGAATGGATCCTCCTCACACAGGCACACTCCCAAATCCCCCTGCCGGTCCCCCTCAACTATTGGCCTCCTAGCTCAAGCCAACCGCCAGGTTCACTCCAGTTCACAAGGACTCGACAGGCTCACACTGCCCACTGGAGCAGCTGGTGCTGGTGACCGCCCCTCTGCCCACGCTCTGCTTCTCCCCCGAGCCCCCCAGCCACCTGAGCCTGAGCACCACGATACTGTTTCTTCCAGAGATTCCCAGCAGGGAGACGCCACCCCAGTGGGCTACCCTGCCCAGAATTATCCCCTACCCCTTATTGTGCCGGACAGCTACCGCTCTGGTAAGAAGCAGGAAGAAAACCTGCTCATGTCCTCCTACCCTGCTGGAGCACTTCCCTTTGGCCCACTGGGGAAAATGATGGTCCCTAATGGCGGGGACCTGGCTAAGCTGCCATTTTATCCGGACCCTTACCAGCTGCTCTATGGGCCTCAGCTGCTGGCCTACCCCTATAACCTGGCGGCTCTTCCTGTGGCTCTGAACATGATGGCACCTGGGGGGGACAAGGTGGAgcctctgcctttcctcccTGCCATCTTTAACTACGCAGCCACTGCTGGGCCCTACATGGGCACAGCCCCTCACCCCCTTGTGGCAAATCCCAGCctctacagcagcagcagcggcagcagcaagAAGCAacgagacagcagcagcagcaaaccaTAG